From a region of the Deinococcus aestuarii genome:
- a CDS encoding 4a-hydroxytetrahydrobiopterin dehydratase, translating to MSYHPYDPRMAFDAHRKLTDGDVQDLKPRGWWGDDGKLYRDFTFDTYQAGVDFVVRVAALAEEQGHHPDIRLSYRRVRVNYFTYDAGGVTGLDIAGAHAVDRLAEAGQP from the coding sequence ATGAGTTACCACCCCTACGACCCGCGCATGGCCTTTGACGCGCACCGCAAGCTGACCGACGGCGACGTGCAGGACCTCAAGCCCCGGGGCTGGTGGGGCGACGACGGCAAGCTCTACCGCGATTTCACCTTCGACACGTACCAGGCGGGGGTGGACTTCGTGGTGAGGGTGGCCGCGCTGGCGGAGGAACAGGGGCACCACCCCGATATCCGGCTCTCCTACCGCCGCGTGCGGGTCAACTACTTCACCTACGACGCGGGCGGCGTGACGGGCCTCGACATCGCGGGGGCACACGCGGTCGACCGGCTGGCGGAGGCGGGCCAGCCTTGA
- a CDS encoding DNA topoisomerase subunit B, with the protein MTQTHDYDASSISILKGLEAVRKRPGMYVQGGTGVDGYHQLLTEIIDNAIDEGLGGFADEVHVIMHADGSATVTDNGRGIPVDLMKSEGRPAIEVIFTELHAGGKFGGGAYKVSGGLHGVGSSVVNALSTYLDVTVNKGGELHHIRFERGAVAVPLEVLGKTPGNVQWATQVTFHPDPGVFHEFENQFDYDRIRRRLRELAYLTGLKIVIRDERTELHAGDIKEETFHEKGGIANFARALVIDDGKLLYDQPIVMRGTHSDVEVEVAFIHANTYSSDNILTYANMIRTRDGGTPLTGFKTAYTRILNKYARDKNLIKAGNPVPGGDDLLEGIYCVVSVKLGDPQFESQAKVKLLNSEAQTAVNAVVGEKFAEFLEENPRVGRTIVEKAAEAARAREAARKARDIVRRSNPLENDDLPGKLADCSSQDPSESELFIVEGNSAGGSAKGGRERRFQAILPLRGKILNVEKAELNKILKNAEIRSLIGAIGAGVEGTGDNVHFDLSNLRYHKIIIMTDADMDGGHITTLLLTFFFRYMRPVVEQGHLYIAQPPLYRITVGAQTKNNKGTYLYTEEELKAHVARATKEGKKYEIQRFKGLGEMNAEQLWETTMNPEVRVLKRVSIEDLMDTNRIFEDLMGTDVTPRKDFIRENARFAEISV; encoded by the coding sequence ATGACGCAGACCCACGATTACGACGCCAGCTCCATCTCGATCCTCAAGGGCCTGGAGGCCGTGCGCAAGCGGCCCGGCATGTACGTGCAGGGCGGGACCGGCGTGGACGGCTACCACCAGCTCCTCACCGAGATCATCGACAACGCCATCGACGAGGGCCTGGGGGGCTTTGCCGACGAGGTGCACGTCATCATGCACGCCGACGGCTCGGCCACCGTCACCGACAACGGGCGCGGCATTCCCGTGGACCTCATGAAGTCCGAGGGCCGTCCCGCCATCGAGGTGATCTTCACCGAGCTGCACGCGGGCGGCAAGTTCGGCGGCGGCGCGTACAAGGTGTCGGGCGGCCTGCACGGGGTGGGGTCGAGCGTGGTGAACGCGCTGTCCACCTACCTCGACGTGACCGTGAACAAGGGCGGCGAGCTTCACCACATCCGCTTCGAGCGCGGTGCGGTCGCGGTGCCGCTGGAGGTGCTCGGCAAGACGCCGGGGAACGTGCAGTGGGCCACCCAGGTCACCTTCCACCCCGACCCCGGCGTCTTCCACGAGTTCGAGAACCAGTTCGACTACGACCGCATCCGCCGCCGCCTGCGCGAGCTGGCGTACCTGACGGGCCTGAAGATCGTCATCCGCGACGAGCGCACGGAGCTGCATGCGGGCGACATCAAGGAAGAGACCTTCCATGAAAAGGGCGGCATCGCCAACTTCGCCCGCGCGCTCGTAATCGACGACGGCAAGCTGCTGTACGACCAGCCCATCGTGATGAGGGGCACCCACAGCGACGTGGAGGTCGAGGTCGCGTTCATCCACGCGAACACGTACTCCAGCGACAACATCCTGACGTACGCGAACATGATCCGCACCCGCGACGGCGGCACGCCGCTGACGGGCTTCAAGACCGCGTACACCCGCATCCTGAACAAGTACGCCAGGGACAAGAACCTGATCAAGGCGGGGAACCCGGTGCCCGGCGGCGACGACCTGCTCGAAGGGATTTACTGCGTGGTGTCGGTCAAGCTGGGCGACCCGCAGTTCGAGTCGCAGGCGAAGGTCAAGCTGCTGAACTCGGAAGCCCAGACCGCCGTGAACGCCGTCGTGGGCGAGAAGTTCGCGGAGTTCCTGGAGGAGAACCCCAGGGTCGGGCGCACCATCGTGGAAAAGGCCGCCGAGGCCGCCCGCGCCCGCGAGGCCGCGCGCAAGGCCCGCGACATCGTGCGGCGGAGCAACCCCCTGGAGAACGACGACCTGCCCGGCAAGCTGGCGGACTGCTCCAGCCAGGACCCCTCCGAGAGCGAACTCTTCATCGTGGAGGGGAACTCGGCGGGCGGCTCGGCGAAGGGCGGGCGGGAGCGGCGCTTCCAGGCGATCTTGCCCCTGCGCGGCAAGATTCTCAACGTCGAGAAGGCCGAGCTGAACAAGATCCTCAAGAACGCAGAGATTCGCTCCCTGATCGGCGCCATCGGCGCGGGCGTGGAGGGCACGGGCGACAACGTTCACTTCGACCTGTCCAACCTGCGCTACCACAAGATCATCATCATGACCGACGCCGACATGGACGGCGGGCACATCACGACGCTGCTTTTGACCTTCTTCTTCCGCTACATGCGCCCGGTCGTGGAGCAGGGGCACCTATACATCGCGCAGCCGCCGCTGTACCGCATCACGGTGGGCGCGCAGACGAAGAACAACAAGGGCACCTACCTCTACACCGAGGAGGAGCTGAAGGCGCACGTCGCCCGCGCGACCAAGGAAGGCAAGAAGTACGAGATTCAGCGTTTCAAGGGCCTGGGCGAGATGAACGCCGAGCAGCTCTGGGAGACGACGATGAATCCCGAGGTCCGCGTCCTCAAGCGCGTCAGCATCGAGGACCTGATGGACACCAACCGCATCTTCGAGGACCTGATGGGGACCGACGTGACGCCCCGCAAGGACTTCATCCGGGAGAACGCGCGGTTCGCGGAGATCAGCGTCTAA
- a CDS encoding acyl-CoA thioesterase, whose protein sequence is MKLQIPDADVLWDSLPPARRHEMEVTVGSGDLDDLNHVNNTVYLAWCEGVARAHALRLGMGTDALIALGAVPVARQHTIVYHRPAYLGDRVRVRTALTVTGGVRSVRAYTLDRLGEDGQEVRLAECETEWVWVDPGSGRPKRTPQEVVRAFGF, encoded by the coding sequence TTGAAGCTCCAGATTCCCGACGCGGACGTGTTGTGGGACTCGCTCCCGCCCGCCCGCCGCCATGAGATGGAGGTCACGGTGGGCTCCGGCGACCTCGACGACCTGAACCACGTCAACAACACGGTCTACCTCGCGTGGTGCGAGGGGGTGGCCCGCGCGCACGCCCTGCGGCTGGGCATGGGCACGGACGCCCTGATCGCCCTCGGGGCCGTGCCCGTCGCCCGGCAGCACACCATCGTCTACCACCGTCCGGCGTACCTGGGGGACCGGGTGCGCGTCCGCACGGCGCTCACCGTGACGGGGGGCGTGCGGAGCGTGCGGGCGTACACCCTCGACCGCCTCGGCGAGGACGGGCAGGAAGTCCGCCTCGCCGAGTGCGAGACCGAGTGGGTGTGGGTGGACCCGGGCAGCGGGCGCCCCAAGCGGACCCCTCAGGAGGTCGTGCGGGCCTTCGGGTTCTAG
- a CDS encoding vWA domain-containing protein translates to MRRVSALMILLAGSLAHAQPAPSACALPAGPLPTQTRAVFILDTSGSMRGIGDGKADIFGRVKAAVRDYVRGAGPDQVELVTFDTGPRRVQSYALPGDAARWNADLAALRADGRNTYLYRSVARALAPLSTRERYATTVFILTDGIDNDPDDRASPAHALAAFRGRGPLDTLHYVALGTDIPAAARAALGASGYGDGLTVPVGQVPDLGRLGGGVLTVRDPGQVPVPLPEGAALTLAAGGAGDRVRLSGTQVTDGQVQLRVEGRVPPGTPALLCAQTAGGQVRRVLLRLNVAPAPSLTWLNPGADRTLAPGETVTLRYRLEEATTATLRPTPGLGGEVVRLPGGREFGVRLTNAGLEPGRAVTPVLTLAGGRSVPLAGVTAAGGGVAVLPRPTPPVSPNSSGPEGRGRLLPWLLAVLLGLIALGGLLLLARRRRSRARPRPPLPAAARPSPAPPPPTVEGLQYREDRTLALVGANGLVTAVSTPLGGPFDLGQVGRVPHLSGLRLEQAQGGLRVLRVPADLEVSQGARLLEGGDVIRPGTLLGVAVARPARSPWPPLGTLVGLGLPLRLRAEGVALHVVGPYGDHALTLPPGVTDLGEAFGAPVLAGLKLTRSGGHILLADVPASLTVRRATDGTSLRPGTHLPPEAHLDLPGEG, encoded by the coding sequence ATGCGCCGCGTTTCCGCCCTCATGATCCTGCTCGCGGGCAGCCTCGCCCACGCGCAGCCCGCGCCCTCCGCCTGCGCCCTTCCCGCCGGGCCGCTGCCCACCCAGACCCGCGCCGTGTTCATCCTCGACACGAGCGGCAGCATGCGCGGGATCGGGGACGGGAAGGCGGACATCTTCGGGCGGGTGAAGGCGGCGGTGAGGGACTACGTGCGCGGGGCGGGGCCCGATCAGGTCGAACTCGTGACCTTCGACACCGGGCCGAGGCGGGTGCAGAGCTACGCGCTGCCGGGGGACGCCGCGCGCTGGAACGCCGACCTCGCCGCGCTGCGGGCGGACGGGCGCAACACCTACCTCTACCGCAGCGTGGCGCGGGCGCTGGCGCCGTTGAGCACCCGCGAGCGGTACGCGACGACCGTCTTCATCCTCACCGACGGCATCGACAACGACCCGGACGACCGCGCCAGCCCCGCCCACGCCCTCGCCGCCTTCCGGGGACGCGGCCCCCTCGACACGCTGCATTACGTGGCGCTGGGCACCGACATCCCCGCCGCCGCCCGCGCCGCGCTGGGGGCGAGCGGCTACGGGGACGGCCTGACGGTGCCCGTCGGCCAGGTGCCGGACCTGGGCCGCCTGGGAGGGGGCGTCCTCACCGTCCGCGACCCGGGGCAGGTTCCCGTCCCCTTGCCCGAGGGCGCGGCCCTCACCCTCGCGGCGGGCGGGGCCGGGGACCGGGTGAGGCTCTCGGGCACCCAGGTCACGGATGGGCAGGTGCAGTTGAGGGTCGAAGGCCGCGTTCCTCCCGGCACGCCCGCCCTGCTCTGCGCGCAGACTGCCGGGGGGCAGGTGCGGCGCGTCCTGTTGCGCCTGAACGTCGCCCCGGCCCCCAGCCTGACCTGGCTCAACCCCGGGGCCGACCGCACGCTCGCGCCCGGCGAGACGGTCACGCTGCGTTACCGGCTGGAAGAGGCCACCACCGCGACCCTGCGCCCCACGCCCGGCCTGGGCGGTGAGGTCGTGCGCCTGCCGGGCGGGCGCGAATTCGGCGTGCGGCTGACGAACGCGGGGCTGGAGCCGGGGCGTGCGGTGACGCCGGTCCTGACCCTCGCGGGCGGGCGCAGCGTTCCCCTGGCGGGCGTGACGGCGGCCGGGGGTGGGGTGGCGGTTCTTCCGCGGCCCACGCCCCCGGTGTCCCCGAACAGCTCCGGTCCCGAGGGTCGGGGTCGCCTCCTCCCCTGGCTCCTCGCGGTCCTGCTCGGGCTGATCGCGCTGGGCGGGCTCCTCCTGCTCGCCCGGCGCCGCCGATCACGCGCCCGCCCGCGCCCTCCACTCCCGGCCGCCGCGCGCCCCAGCCCCGCCCCACCCCCGCCGACCGTCGAGGGCCTCCAGTACCGCGAGGACCGCACGCTCGCCCTCGTCGGCGCGAACGGGTTGGTGACGGCGGTGTCCACCCCGCTCGGCGGCCCCTTCGACCTCGGGCAGGTGGGGCGGGTGCCGCACCTCAGCGGGCTGCGGCTCGAACAGGCGCAGGGCGGCCTGCGGGTGCTGCGCGTGCCCGCCGACCTGGAGGTCAGCCAGGGGGCGCGGCTGCTGGAGGGCGGCGACGTGATCCGCCCCGGCACCCTGCTCGGCGTGGCGGTGGCGCGGCCCGCCCGCTCGCCGTGGCCGCCGCTGGGCACGCTGGTGGGGCTGGGGCTGCCGCTGCGGCTGCGCGCGGAGGGGGTGGCCCTGCACGTCGTCGGGCCGTACGGGGACCACGCCCTCACCCTGCCCCCCGGCGTCACCGACCTCGGGGAGGCGTTCGGGGCGCCGGTCCTGGCGGGGCTGAAGCTCACCCGCAGCGGCGGGCACATCCTGCTCGCCGACGTGCCCGCGTCGCTCACCGTGCGCCGGGCCACGGACGGAACCTCCCTGCGGCCCGGCACCCACCTGCCCCCCGAGGCGCATCTCGACCTGCCGGGGGAGGGGTGA
- a CDS encoding S10 family peptidase, translated as MSEDQERQTAEQDAEVKVKVQVGEKGRPDEERSQDEVRVTHHRVTVNGRELHYTVTAGTLVLAEEKHAKEGESEGSKPRARVFFTAYALDGQPDPRGRSVTFSFNGGPGSSSVWLHLGVLGPRRVVMGDAGALTGPPYDLVDNEFTLLTHSDLVFIDPVSTGYSRVTEGEKPGDFHGFQKDIESVGDFIRLWTSRAGRWLSPKFLIGESYGTTRAAGLSGYLQERHGLYLNGILLVSSILDFSTVDFTPGHDLPYLVHLPTAAATAWYHGRLTARRTLPEVLREAEAFADGEYARALHAGSRLGAEERRRVAERYAELTGLSVDFVLRNDLRVTLDRFCKELLRDQNRTVGRLDSRFTGIDRDAGGEGPEYDPSLSAILGPYTAAMNHYVRVELGFESDLPYEIISGRVRPWSFKEFENTHVRVSDTLRKAMHQNPHLKILVTSGYYDFATPYHATRHTLDHLGLAPALRENIRETFYEAGHMMYVHLPSLERQSVDLASFIEWAVGRR; from the coding sequence ATGAGCGAAGACCAGGAGAGGCAGACGGCGGAGCAGGACGCCGAGGTGAAGGTCAAGGTCCAGGTGGGCGAGAAGGGCCGCCCGGACGAGGAGCGGTCTCAGGACGAGGTTCGTGTCACCCACCACCGCGTCACCGTGAATGGCCGCGAACTCCACTACACCGTCACAGCGGGCACGCTGGTCCTGGCCGAGGAGAAGCACGCCAAGGAGGGCGAGTCCGAGGGGTCGAAGCCCCGCGCCCGGGTCTTTTTTACGGCTTACGCGCTGGACGGTCAGCCGGACCCGCGTGGGCGGTCCGTCACCTTCAGCTTCAACGGTGGGCCGGGCAGCAGTTCCGTGTGGCTGCACCTGGGCGTGCTCGGCCCACGCCGGGTGGTGATGGGTGACGCCGGAGCGCTGACCGGGCCTCCCTACGACCTCGTAGACAACGAGTTCACGCTGCTGACCCACTCGGACCTGGTGTTCATCGATCCGGTCAGTACCGGGTATTCCCGCGTGACGGAGGGCGAGAAGCCGGGCGACTTTCACGGCTTTCAAAAGGACATCGAGTCGGTGGGTGACTTCATTCGCCTCTGGACCAGCCGGGCGGGGCGCTGGCTCAGCCCCAAGTTCCTGATCGGGGAGAGTTACGGCACCACCCGCGCGGCGGGCCTCAGCGGGTACCTCCAGGAGCGCCACGGCCTGTACCTGAACGGCATCTTGCTGGTCAGCTCCATCCTGGACTTCTCCACGGTGGACTTCACGCCGGGCCACGACCTGCCCTACCTCGTGCATCTGCCGACCGCCGCCGCGACCGCCTGGTATCACGGCAGGCTCACGGCTCGGCGCACCCTGCCCGAGGTGCTGCGCGAGGCCGAGGCGTTCGCGGACGGCGAGTACGCCCGCGCCCTCCACGCCGGGTCCCGCCTGGGCGCCGAGGAAAGGCGGCGGGTGGCCGAGCGGTACGCCGAGCTGACCGGCCTGAGCGTGGACTTCGTGCTGCGAAACGACTTGCGGGTGACCCTCGACCGCTTCTGCAAGGAGCTGCTGCGCGATCAGAACCGCACGGTGGGGCGACTGGACAGCCGCTTTACTGGCATCGACCGGGACGCGGGCGGCGAAGGGCCCGAGTACGACCCGAGCCTGAGCGCCATCCTCGGCCCCTACACCGCGGCCATGAACCACTACGTCCGCGTCGAACTCGGCTTCGAGTCCGATCTGCCCTACGAGATCATATCGGGGCGAGTGCGTCCCTGGAGCTTCAAGGAGTTCGAGAACACGCACGTGCGCGTCTCCGACACCCTGCGCAAGGCCATGCATCAGAACCCGCACCTCAAAATCCTCGTCACGTCGGGCTACTACGACTTCGCCACGCCGTACCACGCCACCCGCCATACGCTCGACCATCTGGGCCTCGCCCCGGCCCTGCGGGAGAACATCCGTGAGACGTTCTACGAGGCGGGTCACATGATGTACGTCCACCTGCCCAGTCTGGAGCGGCAGTCGGTGGACCTGGCCTCGTTCATCGAGTGGGCGGTCGGGCGGCGCTGA
- a CDS encoding DUF559 domain-containing protein, with amino-acid sequence MSTRPSLRLCIELDGHSHDGSAAVEYDAERTWQLAAAGIQVARFRNAEVLGQFEGVCTAIDALCRGEAPF; translated from the coding sequence ATTTCTACTCGCCCCTCCCTGAGGCTGTGCATCGAACTGGATGGGCACAGCCACGACGGTTCGGCGGCGGTGGAGTACGACGCCGAGCGGACATGGCAGCTCGCGGCGGCGGGCATCCAGGTTGCGCGCTTCAGGAATGCGGAAGTGTTGGGGCAGTTTGAGGGCGTGTGCACGGCGATTGATGCACTTTGTCGAGGAGAAGCGCCTTTCTAA
- a CDS encoding Imm32 family immunity protein — MPKLILDIPDYTLQDGLRAEWEEGFEISVRVEEGSVYLRANDAGLRSLARLLLGLTVEGVSDWAHWHLEDYNCLEEGSAPLTIGKLQADSQHTP; from the coding sequence ATGCCAAAGCTCATCCTCGACATACCTGACTACACTCTCCAAGACGGTCTCAGGGCTGAATGGGAGGAAGGTTTTGAAATCTCAGTTCGTGTCGAGGAAGGTAGCGTGTACTTGCGGGCTAACGATGCTGGATTGAGGTCATTGGCCCGCTTGCTCCTCGGCCTCACGGTAGAAGGTGTTTCCGATTGGGCTCACTGGCACCTGGAAGACTACAACTGTCTTGAAGAAGGTTCGGCTCCCCTGACCATCGGCAAGCTTCAGGCCGATAGTCAGCACACGCCCTAG
- a CDS encoding cyclase family protein, with protein sequence MIDISRQLVSGHPTWPGDPPFVVEPMAQIARGDSVNTSQLHASTHTGTHVDAPWHYDDAGLRLEELGLEPYVGRCLVVTARGPLVGPEVLEGLPQGLPPRLLLHTGQPAHWETFPGEFAAIDPALIRELSRRGVQLIGTDSPSVDPLTSKTLDAHAACRETGLLILEGLNLSHVPDGEYDLMCLPLPLARVDGAPARAVLFPAGSLPEAPPVGG encoded by the coding sequence ATGATCGATATCTCCAGGCAGCTCGTCAGCGGGCACCCCACCTGGCCGGGCGATCCCCCCTTCGTGGTCGAGCCGATGGCGCAGATCGCCCGGGGAGACAGCGTGAACACGTCCCAGCTCCACGCGAGCACCCACACCGGCACCCACGTCGACGCCCCCTGGCACTACGACGACGCGGGCCTGCGGCTGGAGGAACTCGGTCTGGAGCCGTACGTGGGCCGCTGCCTCGTCGTCACGGCGCGGGGTCCCCTGGTCGGCCCGGAGGTGCTGGAGGGCCTGCCGCAGGGCCTCCCGCCCCGGCTGCTGCTGCACACCGGCCAGCCCGCCCACTGGGAGACCTTCCCGGGGGAGTTCGCCGCCATCGACCCGGCCCTGATCCGCGAGCTGTCCCGCCGGGGCGTGCAGCTCATCGGCACCGACAGCCCCAGCGTGGACCCCCTGACGAGCAAGACGCTGGACGCCCACGCCGCCTGCCGCGAGACCGGCCTCCTGATCTTGGAGGGCCTGAACCTCAGTCACGTCCCTGACGGCGAGTACGACCTGATGTGCCTGCCCCTCCCGCTGGCCCGGGTGGACGGCGCCCCGGCCCGCGCGGTGCTGTTCCCGGCGGGCAGCCTGCCCGAGGCCCCGCCAGTCGGCGGGTAA